The DNA window AACCCGCGACCTCCTGCGTGACAGGCAGGCATTCTAACCAGCTGAACTACCAAACCTCAAAATAGTACAATTCTGAACGATATTCCTCAGAATTGGACTGCAAAAATAGCTGAATTTTTCATTCAACCAAAGAAATACTTCAAAAAATGGCAAATTTCCTCAGCTCCCTTGATAATCAAAGGTTTATTTTAACCTTTTAACGGCTTTTTTCCCTCTTTATAGTGAAACTCTTTTCTTTTTATTCGAGTCATTACTGATAACCACTACGTTTCAAAATGGAAATAATGATGTATTTTTGGTGAAAATTATAAAAGAATGAACATCACACTATTAATCATCGGACTTGTAATTGGCGGTATAGCTACGCTTGTAACCGTTATATTTACTATTATTTCATTGGCAACAGGTAAAAACAAAAACGCAGGTGCTTGGGGTGCCGGTTTTGTTTTGGCTTTAACCATCTTAATATTATCCATCTTTAGCCTTATCCGCAAAGTGGGTGAAAAAGTGAAAACCGGTGTGGAATGGTTGGAAGAACATAAAAATGACGGTTTAACTGTGGACTCCGACAATGATGCATACAGCAAACAAGAACGTGCTTACTTTTTAGATAGCCTTATTAAATACACCAACCCAGCTTACGAAGGAAAAGTGCCTGCTGATTTTTACGAAAATAAAGTTGCTGAAAAGCAAGCAGACGGCAAAATTATTGTTCCGTTTTTATATCCTTTGTCTATCCGCTATTCACCCAATGAATTTACTGGTGAAATCATCAGTGATGTGAACGATACGGTTTACCTGAAAAATATTTCTACAATGGCATTTGATGAAAATTTTGCAATTGCAAAAGTCGACAATGCCGGTGATACTCAATTATTAAAAGAAGGGCGTGGCGAAATCGAATACATCTTGTTTGACTTACGTACCCGCGAATTTTTACAATTTACAAGCGAACAACAATTGCTTGAAAAAGCAGGGAAAATTGGATATACAGGCTCTCAAACCCTTATCTATTTGACGGATTTATACAGAGGTTGGATTGATACGCTGAACTTTGATTTCTAATTTATTTTCAACCGCTTTTCATTCGGCTGAAAAAGCAATCAAGAAAGATTCCAAGCCCGATTACAAAGTAATGCTGATTTGCATTACTGTTGCTTTTTCACTTTCCATGATTAAATACTTGGGCGATCCCAAGTTTTTGGTCACCTTTTTAAAGAATGTCGGTTCCGATTCACTCGCCAATTCGTTCGAAAATTTAACAACCATCAATCCCAACGCTGAGTTGTATCGATTGGTGTATTGGGCATCCAATGTTATTTTCTTTTATGTGGTGCCACCTTTTCTGTTGATCAAATTTGCGTTTAAAGAAAGCTTTGCTGAATATGGTTTGAGTTTTAAAGGTGCATTCAAAGACAATAAAATTTATCTCATCATGCTACTGGTGATGATTCCATTGGTCTTGTTTTTCTCCCGCACCGAAAGCTTTCAGGCGCGTTATCCCTTTTATAATCTTCAACCCGGAGAATCGGTATATCCGAATTTAATTATCTGGGAAATCGTTTACTTTATTCAGTTTTTTGCCTTGGAGTTTTTCTTCCGTGGCTTTATGGTGCATGGAACA is part of the Bacteroidota bacterium genome and encodes:
- a CDS encoding CPBP family intramembrane metalloprotease produces the protein MISNLFSTAFHSAEKAIKKDSKPDYKVMLICITVAFSLSMIKYLGDPKFLVTFLKNVGSDSLANSFENLTTINPNAELYRLVYWASNVIFFYVVPPFLLIKFAFKESFAEYGLSFKGAFKDNKIYLIMLLVMIPLVLFFSRTESFQARYPFYNLQPGESVYPNLIIWEIVYFIQFFALEFFFRGFMVHGTKQRFGFYSVFVMTIPYCMIHFGKPFPETIAAIIAGVVLGTLSLKSRSIWLGVAIHYSVAITMDVCALWQKGLL